One stretch of Sulfuricystis multivorans DNA includes these proteins:
- a CDS encoding quinone-dependent dihydroorotate dehydrogenase — protein MIPYCLIKPFVLALDPETAHELSIAGLRTLGAFLPGKGPLPDTPVSVMGLSFPNRVGLAAGLDKNGEAIDGLATWGFGHIEVGTVTPRPQPGNPKPRMFRLPEVEGIINRMGFNNHGIDALISNVKAAKYRGILGINIGKNADTPIERAVDDYLIGFEKAYPYASYVTVNISSPNTKNLRQLQGASELDGLLAALKSQQSALADRHGRHVPLVLKIAPDLDDDQIIQIADALRRHRCDAVIATNTTLDRSRVAGLRHANEAGGLSGAPLFELSTEVLGKLARALAGEVPIIAAGGVVDGAKAKAKLEAGAKLVQIYSGLVYRGPGLVEECVAATRGWPV, from the coding sequence CTACTGCCTGATCAAGCCTTTCGTCCTCGCCCTCGATCCCGAAACCGCGCACGAGCTTTCCATCGCCGGCCTGCGCACACTCGGGGCATTCCTGCCCGGCAAAGGCCCGCTGCCGGACACACCGGTCAGCGTGATGGGGCTTTCCTTCCCGAACCGCGTGGGTCTGGCCGCCGGACTCGACAAGAACGGCGAGGCGATCGACGGGCTGGCCACGTGGGGCTTCGGACACATCGAGGTCGGCACCGTCACGCCACGGCCGCAGCCGGGCAATCCGAAGCCGCGCATGTTCCGGCTGCCCGAGGTCGAAGGCATCATCAACCGGATGGGTTTCAACAACCACGGCATCGACGCGCTGATCAGTAACGTCAAGGCCGCGAAATACCGCGGCATCCTCGGCATCAACATCGGCAAGAACGCCGACACGCCGATCGAGCGCGCCGTCGATGACTATCTGATCGGCTTCGAGAAGGCCTATCCGTATGCGAGTTACGTCACCGTCAACATTTCCAGTCCGAACACCAAGAACCTCCGTCAGTTGCAAGGCGCCTCCGAGCTCGACGGGCTGCTCGCCGCGCTGAAGTCGCAGCAGTCGGCGCTGGCAGACCGGCACGGGCGTCATGTGCCGCTGGTGCTGAAGATCGCGCCCGATCTCGATGATGACCAGATCATCCAGATCGCCGACGCATTGCGCCGCCACCGCTGTGATGCAGTGATCGCCACCAACACCACGCTCGATCGCAGCCGGGTCGCCGGCCTGCGCCATGCCAATGAAGCCGGCGGGCTGTCCGGCGCGCCGCTTTTCGAGCTGTCGACCGAGGTACTCGGAAAACTCGCCCGGGCGCTTGCCGGCGAAGTACCGATCATCGCCGCCGGCGGCGTGGTCGATGGCGCAAAAGCGAAAGCCAAACTCGAAGCCGGCGCGAAGCTCGTGCAGATCTACTCCGGCCTGGTCTATCGCGGCCCGGGGCTGGTCGAGGAATGCGTCGCCGCGACGCGCGGCTGGCCGGTTTGA